A genomic stretch from Plasmodium brasilianum strain Bolivian I chromosome 9, whole genome shotgun sequence includes:
- a CDS encoding actin-related protein 2/3 complex subunit 1 produces MIEHVKCNCTKYSIPENDYYEPPIRVSTKKNDILIAVMSNRKNVVLHKIVKAELIYSDTIYTGIQSRNKIVGLEWSRQNELLIVTIDMKCVIYKKKKESEKWICTNVNIPTEELPTCVCWHPYAYSFAIGFSTGNIFICSKKEKEKWTIKQIVSHAGSILFLEWGSSGYILSTTSMDSTARIVCTLGLSDERSKHEEQYGAYGNIEDLIAQRDLKNNDIICKIECEGYVICHSSFSLSNEKVAIIANNFENSYEKQQIIIADYCKSPANIQFVSWVGQTFQKSLFFGEDKLLVYGYEIFPIIIDCVNGEWVISKVVLPEFTIKNLSFDFFYDKKNIQDIEKECNHINGNEVTGEIIPHSNSILQISMLEPYESKEYTQFITASSDFNIVLWTFIF; encoded by the exons ATGATTGAGCATGTAAAATGTAACTGTACAAAGTACAGTATCCCAGAGAATGACTACTATGAACCCCCAATAAGAGTGTCCACtaagaaaaatgatatattaatagcTGTTATGAGcaatagaaaaaatgtagTTCTACACAAAATAGTAAAGGCAGAATTAATTTATTCCGACACAATTTATACTGGA ATACAGAGTAGAAACAAAATTGTAGGACTAGAGTGGTCAAGACAGAATGAGTTACTCATAGTTACCATTGATATGAAATGtgtcatttataaaaaaaaaaaagaaagtgaGAAATGGATATGTACTAATGTTAATATTCCAACAGAGGAATTACCTACATGTGTTTGTTGGCATCCATATGCCTATTCTTTTGCCATAGGATTTTCTACcggaaatatatttatttgttcaaaaaaagaaaaggaaaaatggacaataaaacaaattgtaAGTCATGCTGgaagtattttatttttagaatgGGGTTCTTCAG GGTATATATTGTCTACAACGTCCATGGATTCAACAGCAAGGATTGTATGCACATTAGGCTTGTCAGATGAAAGATCAAAACATGAGGAACAATACGG AGCATATGGGAACATTGAAGATCTAATCGCACAAAgggatttaaaaaataacgaCATAATATGCAAG ATTGAATGTGAAGGATATGTCATTTGTCATAGTTCTTTTTCCTTATCCAATGAAAAAGTGGCAATAATTG CTAACAACTTTGAGAATAGCTACGAAAaacaacaaataataatagcggATTACTGTAAATCACCCGCTAATATTCAGTTCGTTTCATGGGTTGGTCAGACATTTCAAAAGAGTTTGTTCTTCGGTGAAGACAAGCTATTAGTG TATGGCTATGAGATATTTCCAATTATTATTGACTGCGTGAACGGTGAGTGGGTTATCTCAAAGGTGGTATTACCAGAATTcactataaaaaatttaagttttgattttttttatgataagaaaaatattcaagATATAGAAAAAGAATGCAATCATATAAATGGAAATGAAGTTACTGGAGAAATTATTCCTCATTCAAATagtattttacaaatatcTATGTTGGAACCATATGAAAGTAAGGAATACACCCAATTTATCACAGCATCCAGTGATTTTAATATCGTTCTTTGGACTTTTATTTTCTGA
- a CDS encoding histone acetyltransferase MYST, with translation MGGSKSENLHLNRGAGIICKGSKGNSNKARGVTEKTVSGTATNETTTVPTRALNEVSTFTTAATNEAITAACADGGVSCDSKSLGKSEWNSKSKEKGGTISSSGNKYTKSSSNKARSTGKVVSSISKFNDSYALIFPNALPVKQVLWGLDPLNKVWRHCSIVYARAKNKKFNDMNLVFPLNINKSEYINKFNSELTTNNMNMKESDYDYYVHWEKFDRRLDCWLAYENLRLLEQEPDDGLPFIKAYDNNVSDHEHAGIDKEYLREHEENTKLKTINQIKFGKYLIDTWYFSPYPKEYQNIDILHICEFCLSFFKEENELTRHINKCEIRHPPGNEIYRNEKISIFEIDGNYFRIYCENLCFLSKLFLDHKTLKHRVNLFLFYVITEFDEYGYHITGYFSKEKYSKNNVSCILTLPQHQKKGYGKFLINFSYFLSQTEKRTGTPERPLSDLGVASYMAYWYETLLKVLVNYEQLSIQELSEITSIETNDIISCLEEKEIFKNVLNGESIYYINPKHMEFVLGKINQKNSELCRSRLHWVSYDYYLALYE, from the coding sequence ATGGGTGGAAGTAAAAGTGAAAATTTGCATTTAAATAGAGGGGCAGGAATAATATGTAAAGGGTCAAAGGGAAACAGTAATAAGGCAAGGGGGGTAACGGAGAAGACTGTTTCAGGCACAGCTACGAACGAAACTACTACCGTTCCTACCAGAGCATTGAACGAAGTCAGCACTTTCACTACTGCAGCAACGAACGAAGCGATTACTGCCGCGTGTGCAGATGGTGGGGTGTCGTGCGATAGTAAGAGCCTCGGAAAAAGTGAGTGGAATTCGAAAAGCAAAGAAAAAGGAGGAACAATTAGTAGCAGCGGAAACAAGTATACAAAGAGCAGCAGCAACAAAGCAAGAAGTACAGGGAAAGTTGTAAGTTCTATATCAAAATTCAACGACTCATACGCTTTAATATTCCCAAATGCATTACCTGTAAAACAAGTGTTATGGGGTTTGGATCCTCTTAATAAGGTATGGAGGCATTGCTCTATTGTATATGCaagagcaaaaaataaaaaatttaatgatatGAATTTAGTATTTCccttaaatattaataagagtgaatatataaataagtttAACAGTGAGTTAACTACgaataatatgaacatgAAAGAGAGtgattatgattattatgTGCATTGGGAAAAATTTGATAGGAGATTAGATTGTTGGCTAgcttatgaaaatttaaggCTATTAGAACAAGAGCCAGATGATGGGCTGCCATTCATAAAAGCCtatgataataatgtatCAGATCATGAACATGCTGGTATTGATAAAGAATATTTGAGAGAACATgaagaaaatacaaaattaaaaactattaatcaaataaaatttggaaaatatCTAATTGATACATGGTATTTTTCACCATACCCGAAAGAATATCAAAATATtgatattttacatatatgtgaattttgtttatctttttttaaagaagaaaatgaattaactcgtcatataaataaatgtgaaATTCGACATCCCCCAGGAAATGAAATTTAtcgaaatgaaaaaatatctaTTTTTGAAATTGATGGAAATTATTTTCGAATTTATTGtgaaaatttatgttttttgtcaaaattatttcttgatcataaaacattaaaacatcgtgttaatttatttttattttatgttattactGAATTTGATGAATATGGATATCATATTACAGgatatttttcaaaagaaaaatattcaaaaaataatgtcTCTTGTATTCTTACCTTACCACAACATCAAAAAAAGGGGTatggaaaatttttaataaattttagttATTTCTTATCACAAACGGAAAAAAGAACTGGCACTCCAGAAAGACCACTCTCCGATTTAGGTGTTGCGTCCTATATGGCCTACTGGTATGAAACATTACTAAAAGTTTTAGTTAATTATGAACAATTGTCCATTCAAGAACTTTCCGAAATTACGAGTATCGAAACGAATGATATAATATCTTGCCTagaggaaaaagaaatttttaaaaatgtattaaacGGAGAgtctatttattatataaatccAAAACATATGGAATTTGTTCTTGGCAAAATTAACCAAAAAAATTCTGAACTGTGCAGGAGCAGACTGCACTGGGTTTCCTACGACTATTACTTGGCCCTGTACGAATAG